In the genome of Mogibacterium neglectum, the window AAGGATAGAATTGCTAAGAGAATGATTGAGGATGCGGAGGCTAGTGGCAAGCTAAAGCCTGGTGCAACCATTATAGAGCCAACTTCTGGCAACACTGGTATTGGACTCGCTGCTGTAGCTGCAGCAAAGGGCTATAGAACTGTAATCGTGATGCCTGAGACTATGTCTGTAGAGAGAAGACAGCTTATGAAGGCATATGGTGCAGAGCTTGTTCTGACAGAGGGAGCGAAAGGAATGAAGGGAGCTATAGCTAAGGCTGAGGAGATTGCAGCTGAGACGGAGAATAGCTATATCCCAGGACAATTCGTAAATCCATCTAATCCTGCAGCTCATAGGGATACTACCGGACCTGAGATCTGGGAAGATACTGATGGAAAAGTAGACTATTTCGTAGCTGGAGTAGGAACTGGTGGTACTGTCACAGGTGTTGGAGAGTATCTAAAATCTAAGAAAAGCGATGTAAAGGTTGTTGCTGTTGAGCCAGAGGCATCTCAGACCCTTGCAAAGGGTGAGGCTGCACC includes:
- the cysK gene encoding cysteine synthase A translates to MANIYTSADQLIGKTPLLELTRIEDELGLKAKVLAKLEYFNPAGSVKDRIAKRMIEDAEASGKLKPGATIIEPTSGNTGIGLAAVAAAKGYRTVIVMPETMSVERRQLMKAYGAELVLTEGAKGMKGAIAKAEEIAAETENSYIPGQFVNPSNPAAHRDTTGPEIWEDTDGKVDYFVAGVGTGGTVTGVGEYLKSKKSDVKVVAVEPEASQTLAKGEAAPHKIQGIGAGFVPETLNTHIYDEIIPVTNEDAFETGRLLGHKQGVLVGVSSGAALWAAIELAKKPENEGKNIVVLLPDTGDRYLSTPLFQE